A genomic region of Lysinibacillus sp. 2017 contains the following coding sequences:
- a CDS encoding pseudouridine synthase, whose amino-acid sequence MERLQKVIAYAGVASRRKAEQLIVEGKVRVNGKVIRELGTKVSETDEIEVEGVKLEKEDKVYFLLYKPRAYISAVTDDKGRKTVTDIFKKKVYQRIFPVGRLDYDTTGLLLLTNDGEFSNLMTHPKFKIDKTYIARVKGIPTKQGLMKLQSGIKLEDGKTAPAKVSMTSFDESAGKAICEITIHEGRNRQVRRMFEAIGTPVVKLKRERFAFLDLTGLVAGEYRELTRHEVKLLRVLAETGKMD is encoded by the coding sequence ATGGAAAGATTACAAAAAGTTATAGCATACGCAGGCGTTGCATCAAGACGTAAGGCGGAGCAATTAATTGTAGAAGGAAAAGTAAGAGTTAATGGGAAAGTCATTCGTGAATTAGGAACTAAGGTTTCAGAAACCGATGAAATTGAAGTAGAAGGCGTAAAATTAGAAAAAGAAGACAAAGTGTACTTCTTACTTTATAAACCACGTGCATATATTTCAGCTGTTACGGACGATAAAGGCCGTAAAACTGTAACGGATATTTTTAAGAAAAAAGTATACCAACGTATTTTCCCTGTAGGACGTTTAGATTATGATACAACAGGTCTATTACTATTAACAAATGACGGTGAATTTTCTAACTTAATGACGCACCCGAAATTTAAAATCGATAAAACATATATTGCACGTGTAAAAGGGATTCCAACGAAACAAGGCTTAATGAAATTACAAAGTGGGATTAAGCTAGAAGATGGTAAAACTGCACCTGCAAAAGTAAGCATGACAAGCTTTGATGAAAGTGCGGGCAAGGCAATTTGTGAAATTACAATTCACGAAGGACGTAACCGTCAAGTTCGCCGTATGTTCGAAGCAATTGGTACACCAGTTGTTAAATTAAAACGTGAGCGCTTTGCTTTCTTAGATTTAACTGGTTTAGTTGCTGGCGAATACCGTGAATTAACAAGACACGAAGTAAAATTATTACGTGTTTTAGCGGAAACAGGGAAAATGGATTAA
- the resA gene encoding thiol-disulfide oxidoreductase ResA: protein MEKKKKRSFTRGIILAVLAVAIGYTVYAAVTKDTVKIVKAGADAPDFEVVDLNGEKHRLADYEGQGVLLNFWGTWCAPCEREFPAMTKQYGKSKHEGVQIIAVNFAQSEFEVKKYVQNMGMTFPVAIDKTKSVFTAYNIGPLPTSIFIKPDGEIERIVTGEMSEQQISNYLDSIKPE from the coding sequence TTGGAAAAAAAGAAAAAACGTTCCTTTACTCGCGGTATTATTCTTGCAGTTCTTGCAGTAGCTATAGGATATACAGTTTATGCTGCGGTAACAAAGGATACAGTTAAAATCGTGAAGGCTGGGGCAGATGCGCCAGATTTTGAAGTGGTTGATTTAAACGGTGAAAAACATCGATTAGCAGATTATGAAGGGCAAGGTGTACTACTCAACTTTTGGGGAACTTGGTGTGCACCATGTGAACGGGAGTTTCCAGCGATGACGAAGCAATATGGAAAGTCAAAACATGAAGGCGTTCAAATCATTGCAGTAAACTTTGCGCAATCTGAGTTCGAAGTAAAAAAATATGTTCAAAATATGGGGATGACGTTCCCAGTTGCAATTGATAAAACGAAAAGTGTATTCACAGCTTATAATATTGGACCACTACCGACGTCTATTTTCATCAAGCCAGACGGAGAAATCGAACGTATTGTTACGGGAGAAATGAGTGAACAACAAATATCGAACTATTTGGATTCAATTAAGCCGGAATAG
- a CDS encoding cytochrome c biogenesis protein ResB encodes MNKILCECGHENLEGTKLCQKCGSPLTTEEKDKKIADMRYEGTAIRSKTYNKSIIDKVWNFFSSVKVGITLIILNLIAASIGTILPQEFYVSVATDAEKEAYYSDVYGWFGEIYYSLGLSDLYSSLWFQILVLMLGTSIIIASIDRGFPLHKSLKNQRVKRHNSFMKRQRVIAEGQPTEKSEDMLTNVEQKLKDLKYNVRREDNALLAERGRFSRYGPYVNHVGLIVFLIGVLLHLIPGFYVDESMWLREGETRAIPGMDGYFLKSDQFILETYDNVAQGEQLKQGVNVVAKNFQTDVTLYKQKDGAVPGQADDLEEIKKYDIRVNYPLKHEGYAMYQMDYRLNELKTMIFELTNKETEASLGTVSIDLTNPQDEYILEDGSKVNLMGYYPDFSGFKEGVPQTATQTPNNPAFIFKMQTPEKPEGETSFVAIQQTLEPNGENLYKMKFSNVETRNMSGITVRKDKTLPILFVGGFIFMFGVAIGSYWNHRRIWVEELTDGTIRLAAHTNKNWFSIKKDLDALTAHAHLPAYVDQQDSEQLENEESEKDGKTS; translated from the coding sequence ATGAATAAAATACTTTGTGAATGTGGGCATGAAAATTTAGAAGGCACAAAGCTCTGTCAAAAATGTGGTTCTCCTTTAACTACAGAGGAAAAAGACAAAAAAATTGCAGACATGCGCTATGAAGGGACTGCCATCCGTTCAAAAACTTACAATAAATCGATAATCGATAAAGTGTGGAATTTTTTCTCAAGTGTTAAAGTTGGGATTACATTAATTATTTTAAATTTAATAGCAGCATCGATTGGTACAATTTTGCCTCAAGAGTTTTATGTTAGTGTAGCCACTGACGCAGAGAAAGAAGCGTATTATTCGGATGTTTATGGTTGGTTCGGTGAAATATACTACTCGTTAGGTTTATCGGATCTTTATTCGTCCCTATGGTTCCAAATACTTGTATTAATGTTAGGTACGTCCATCATTATCGCGAGTATTGACCGTGGTTTCCCATTACATAAATCGTTAAAAAATCAACGTGTAAAACGTCACAATAGTTTTATGAAACGTCAACGTGTTATTGCTGAAGGACAACCTACGGAAAAGTCAGAAGATATGTTAACGAATGTTGAGCAAAAATTAAAGGACTTAAAATACAATGTACGTCGTGAAGATAATGCGTTATTGGCAGAACGTGGTCGTTTCTCTCGTTACGGCCCATATGTGAACCACGTCGGTCTTATCGTATTCTTAATAGGCGTTTTACTTCACTTAATACCTGGATTTTATGTCGATGAATCAATGTGGCTACGAGAAGGTGAAACGCGTGCAATACCTGGTATGGATGGCTATTTCTTAAAAAGTGATCAGTTCATATTAGAGACGTATGACAATGTTGCTCAAGGTGAACAGTTGAAGCAAGGTGTCAACGTTGTTGCGAAAAACTTCCAAACAGATGTTACGCTTTATAAACAAAAAGACGGTGCCGTTCCAGGACAAGCCGATGATTTAGAGGAAATAAAAAAATACGATATCCGCGTAAATTACCCATTAAAGCATGAAGGGTATGCAATGTATCAGATGGATTATCGTTTAAATGAATTAAAAACAATGATTTTCGAATTAACAAATAAAGAAACAGAAGCCTCTTTAGGAACGGTTAGTATTGATTTAACCAATCCACAAGATGAATATATTTTAGAAGATGGCTCAAAAGTAAACTTAATGGGTTATTACCCAGACTTCTCAGGCTTTAAAGAAGGTGTGCCACAAACAGCAACACAAACACCTAATAATCCAGCATTTATTTTCAAAATGCAAACACCAGAAAAGCCTGAAGGGGAGACAAGCTTTGTCGCTATTCAACAAACACTTGAACCAAATGGCGAAAATTTATACAAAATGAAGTTTTCAAACGTAGAAACGCGTAATATGTCAGGGATTACTGTTCGTAAGGATAAAACACTTCCAATCTTGTTCGTTGGTGGATTCATCTTTATGTTTGGTGTAGCAATCGGATCTTATTGGAATCATCGTCGAATTTGGGTTGAGGAACTTACGGATGGTACAATTCGCTTAGCAGCTCATACGAACAAAAACTGGTTCAGTATTAAGAAAGATTTAGATGCATTGACAGCACATGCACATTTACCAGCATACGTGGATCAACAAGATTCTGAACAGTTGGAAAATGAAGAAAGTGAAAAGGATGGTAAAACCTCATGA
- the ccsB gene encoding c-type cytochrome biogenesis protein CcsB: MSLIDLSGNLLFVAFLCYLVGTFLFGGAIKEKNDTAASRADKFGKLAIVVTIIGFLAQLGYFITRWIYTGHAPVSNMFEFTTAFGMFIVLSFIVIYYMYKVAALGVVALPIALLIISFAAMFPVEVSPLVPSLQSNWLTIHVITAALGQSVLGISSVAGLVYLLKNVNTKEKSKESFWFEVVMYSGVLVIGFVIATITFNVVGYEAKFEYVDKLDQVSTTTYNMPAIFGMNEFVELTEDKMTPLAELPPLIDARKLTTVIWSLLFGTILYILIRLIFRKRISTMLQPLVKRVNSTLMDEIAYRAVLIGFPIFTLGALIFAMIWAQIAWSRFWGWDPKEVWALITFLFYAAFLHLRLSKGWEGKKTAWLTVIGLIIIIFNLVVVNLVIAGLHSYA; this comes from the coding sequence ATGAGTTTAATCGATTTAAGCGGTAACTTATTATTCGTTGCGTTCCTTTGTTATTTAGTTGGTACATTTTTATTTGGCGGCGCGATTAAGGAAAAGAATGATACAGCAGCAAGCCGTGCTGACAAGTTTGGTAAGCTTGCGATTGTTGTAACGATTATCGGTTTTTTAGCACAACTAGGTTACTTTATTACACGTTGGATTTATACGGGACATGCACCGGTAAGTAATATGTTCGAATTTACGACAGCGTTCGGTATGTTCATCGTCTTATCATTTATCGTTATTTACTACATGTACAAAGTGGCTGCTTTAGGGGTTGTGGCACTGCCAATTGCTTTATTAATCATTAGCTTTGCTGCCATGTTCCCAGTGGAAGTAAGCCCGCTTGTACCATCATTACAAAGTAACTGGCTAACGATTCACGTTATTACAGCTGCACTTGGTCAATCGGTTTTGGGAATAAGTTCGGTTGCTGGATTAGTGTATTTACTTAAAAATGTAAATACAAAAGAAAAATCAAAAGAGAGTTTTTGGTTTGAAGTTGTGATGTATTCTGGTGTATTAGTTATTGGTTTCGTAATTGCCACAATTACATTTAACGTGGTGGGCTATGAAGCTAAATTTGAATATGTGGATAAGTTAGATCAAGTAAGCACAACGACATATAACATGCCTGCAATTTTTGGTATGAATGAGTTTGTCGAACTTACTGAAGATAAAATGACACCACTTGCCGAATTACCACCATTAATTGACGCGCGTAAATTAACAACAGTTATTTGGTCATTATTATTTGGGACAATTTTATACATTTTAATTCGCTTAATCTTTAGAAAACGTATTTCAACGATGCTTCAACCATTAGTAAAACGTGTTAATTCAACCTTGATGGATGAAATTGCATATCGTGCTGTATTAATTGGTTTCCCAATTTTCACACTAGGAGCGCTGATTTTCGCAATGATTTGGGCACAAATTGCATGGAGTCGTTTCTGGGGTTGGGATCCAAAAGAGGTTTGGGCACTTATTACTTTCTTATTCTATGCAGCATTCCTTCACCTACGTTTATCAAAAGGTTGGGAAGGAAAAAAGACAGCTTGGTTAACAGTAATTGGCTTGATTATTATCATTTTTAACCTTGTAGTTGTGAACTTAGTTATTGCAGGTTTACATTCTTACGCATAA
- a CDS encoding response regulator transcription factor yields the protein MSENISVLIVDDEDRIRRLLKMYLEREGYLVDEAENGEQALTMALEKDYHCILLDIMMPEKDGLEVCEELREKKTTPIILLTAKGEEANRVQGFELGADDYIVKPFSPREVVLRVKAILRRSAVFSPVSSASSSKDLVVFPHLTIDHDAHRVTADGTEVNLTPKEYELLYFLAKAPDKVFDREQLLKEVWHYDFFGDLRTVDTHVKRLREKLNRVSENAAKMIVTVWGVGYKFEVVND from the coding sequence GTGTCTGAGAATATTTCTGTGTTAATCGTTGATGACGAGGATCGTATCCGTCGTTTATTAAAAATGTATTTAGAGCGAGAAGGTTATTTAGTAGATGAGGCAGAGAATGGTGAACAAGCGCTTACAATGGCTCTTGAAAAAGATTACCACTGCATTTTATTAGATATTATGATGCCTGAAAAAGATGGATTAGAAGTATGCGAAGAGTTACGTGAAAAGAAAACAACACCAATTATTTTATTAACAGCTAAGGGTGAAGAAGCAAACCGTGTACAAGGGTTTGAACTAGGTGCAGACGATTATATCGTAAAACCATTCAGCCCACGTGAAGTTGTTTTACGCGTAAAGGCAATTTTACGTCGTTCTGCTGTATTTTCACCTGTATCAAGTGCATCTTCTTCAAAAGATTTAGTCGTATTCCCACATTTGACAATCGATCATGATGCACACCGTGTCACTGCAGATGGCACTGAAGTAAACTTAACACCAAAAGAGTATGAATTACTTTATTTTCTAGCCAAGGCACCGGATAAAGTATTTGACCGTGAACAGCTTTTAAAAGAAGTATGGCACTATGATTTCTTCGGCGACCTACGTACAGTTGATACGCACGTAAAACGCTTACGTGAAAAATTAAACCGTGTTTCTGAAAATGCGGCCAAAATGATCGTAACCGTATGGGGCGTAGGCTATAAATTCGAGGTTGTAAATGATTAG
- a CDS encoding ATP-binding protein gives MIRIATSIVGKLWVTILLLVSFVLFIFTIFMLEFLEKYHNEQTEESLRQTAAVIATIVDDEALDEKKFAIISELLSETTNALVAKNSNEVIFADQQGVNEKPIQQKIISNKSFEKVYETEKPIVKELLLPSNKDPDRMNSYIVLGFPLKSEDATHGAVFIYKNPDAIHEASKQTTKIVVFAAAIAIVLTTIFAFFLSSKITSPLRKMREHAFELAKGRFDAKLDTKQNDEIGQLAVAFNQMGRQLKHHLEVINQEKEQLSSILTSMTDAVITFNRDKTILLSNPPAERLLQKWFVEKGLDSSKPIPVELYEMLDHVLSFEDQIDEELALGKSYYSITISPLYSGDAIRGAIAVIRDKTEETKLEKLKSDFIANVSHELRTPIAMLQGYSEAIIDGIVTTEEDRNDMIRVIYDESQRMGRLVTDLLDLARMESGHMRLYKDDVPLVSVIERMTHKFDQAAKEKHVTLYFETKIPPELLIPIDEDRIEQVLTNLIDNAIRHTSTEGSVTVSVVSEQNFAKIQVSDTGQGIPKDDLPYVFERFYKADKARTRSKGGTGLGLAITKNIVEAHNGSISVDSIEQQGTTFTFYLPLA, from the coding sequence ATGATTAGAATAGCAACAAGCATTGTCGGGAAGCTGTGGGTAACCATTTTGCTTCTCGTTTCCTTTGTCTTATTTATTTTCACGATTTTTATGCTGGAGTTTTTAGAAAAGTATCATAATGAACAAACAGAAGAGTCGCTTCGTCAAACGGCGGCAGTCATTGCCACTATTGTGGATGATGAAGCACTAGATGAGAAGAAATTTGCGATTATCTCTGAACTATTATCGGAGACGACAAACGCACTTGTAGCAAAGAATTCAAATGAAGTTATTTTTGCTGATCAACAAGGCGTAAATGAAAAGCCAATCCAACAGAAAATTATTTCAAATAAATCGTTTGAAAAAGTTTATGAAACAGAAAAACCAATTGTGAAAGAACTTTTGCTTCCATCCAATAAAGATCCGGATCGCATGAATTCTTATATCGTGCTCGGGTTCCCATTAAAAAGTGAAGACGCGACGCATGGCGCAGTATTTATTTATAAAAATCCAGATGCCATTCACGAGGCGAGCAAACAAACGACGAAAATTGTTGTTTTTGCTGCAGCCATTGCAATTGTACTGACAACAATCTTCGCCTTTTTCTTATCGTCAAAAATCACATCACCACTACGTAAAATGCGAGAACATGCATTTGAACTTGCGAAGGGACGTTTTGATGCAAAATTGGATACGAAGCAAAATGACGAAATTGGTCAACTTGCCGTAGCCTTCAACCAAATGGGACGTCAGTTAAAGCATCATTTAGAAGTAATCAACCAAGAAAAAGAGCAACTATCGAGTATTTTAACCTCTATGACAGATGCTGTTATTACGTTTAACCGCGATAAAACGATTTTACTAAGTAATCCACCAGCAGAACGCTTATTGCAAAAATGGTTTGTTGAGAAAGGTTTAGATAGCTCAAAGCCAATTCCAGTTGAACTGTATGAAATGTTAGATCATGTTTTATCATTTGAAGATCAAATTGATGAAGAATTAGCACTTGGAAAATCGTATTACAGCATTACGATAAGCCCGCTTTATAGTGGAGATGCTATCCGTGGTGCGATAGCGGTTATTCGAGATAAAACGGAGGAAACCAAGTTAGAAAAGTTGAAATCCGATTTTATTGCCAATGTTTCGCATGAATTACGTACACCGATTGCGATGCTACAAGGTTATTCAGAAGCAATCATTGATGGGATTGTTACGACCGAGGAAGACCGTAACGATATGATTCGTGTCATTTATGACGAGTCACAGCGTATGGGTCGACTTGTAACGGATTTACTTGATTTAGCACGGATGGAATCAGGTCATATGAGACTGTATAAAGATGATGTGCCACTCGTTTCAGTTATTGAACGAATGACGCATAAATTTGATCAAGCAGCGAAAGAAAAACATGTGACATTGTATTTTGAAACGAAAATTCCACCTGAATTACTTATCCCAATAGATGAAGATCGAATCGAACAAGTATTGACGAATCTAATTGATAATGCAATCCGTCATACTTCAACGGAAGGCTCGGTAACGGTTTCGGTTGTGAGTGAACAAAATTTCGCTAAAATTCAAGTGAGTGATACGGGTCAAGGTATTCCTAAAGATGATCTTCCTTATGTATTTGAACGTTTTTATAAAGCTGATAAAGCTCGTACACGTTCAAAAGGTGGGACTGGCCTAGGTTTAGCAATCACGAAAAATATCGTTGAAGCACATAATGGTTCGATTTCAGTTGATAGTATCGAACAACAAGGCACAACATTCACATTTTACTTGCCTTTAGCTTAG
- a CDS encoding sigma-70 family RNA polymerase sigma factor, whose protein sequence is MQQAIFHRLYDTYHQDVFNFLFYLIKNRSVAEDLSHEVYVRVLRSYERFEGKSSEKTWLFSIAKNIAIDHFRKKQIRDKHSFTTFDWETEQLVSTMPTPEQFTEINDQLRELLIALEECSGDQKMVVIMRYIQELSVQETAEILGWTVAKVKTTQHRALKNLRQIMESIDGKGANSK, encoded by the coding sequence GTGCAACAGGCCATTTTCCATCGATTGTACGATACGTATCATCAAGATGTTTTTAATTTTTTGTTTTATTTAATAAAAAATCGTTCGGTTGCAGAAGACCTTTCGCATGAAGTGTATGTGCGTGTACTGAGGTCGTATGAGCGATTTGAAGGCAAGAGTAGCGAAAAAACATGGCTTTTTTCCATTGCTAAGAATATAGCCATTGATCATTTTCGAAAAAAGCAAATACGTGATAAGCATTCATTCACTACATTTGATTGGGAGACAGAGCAACTTGTCTCGACAATGCCGACGCCAGAACAATTTACAGAAATTAATGACCAATTAAGAGAATTATTAATTGCATTAGAAGAATGTTCTGGAGATCAAAAAATGGTTGTTATCATGCGTTATATACAGGAATTATCGGTTCAAGAAACAGCTGAAATTTTAGGGTGGACAGTAGCAAAGGTAAAGACTACACAACATCGCGCACTGAAAAACTTACGCCAAATAATGGAGAGCATCGATGGGAAGGGGGCAAATTCAAAATGA
- a CDS encoding ECF transporter S component, with protein sequence MKKQTLKLRSFVTVGMLSGISFILMLLNFPLPWFPAFLQIDFSDVPALIAAITMGPVAGILVELIKNVLDWVYTGAPEGIPVGHMANFVTGVLFIFPAYYIYKKFPSVKGLMTGLVISTIVMSVGMAVLNYIAFLPMYTYLLGMPQFDMYETVVLGILPFNIVKGIMMLVVVTMLYRTMRVWIENQRRQYMA encoded by the coding sequence ATGAAGAAACAAACTTTGAAGTTACGTTCATTCGTAACGGTCGGAATGTTAAGTGGGATTTCATTTATTCTAATGTTATTGAACTTCCCATTACCGTGGTTCCCAGCATTTTTGCAAATTGATTTTAGTGATGTGCCAGCTTTAATTGCGGCGATTACTATGGGACCCGTTGCAGGTATTTTAGTAGAACTCATTAAAAATGTATTAGACTGGGTTTATACAGGTGCACCAGAAGGAATTCCTGTTGGTCACATGGCAAACTTTGTAACAGGTGTGTTATTTATTTTCCCTGCGTATTACATTTATAAAAAGTTCCCTTCAGTAAAAGGGTTAATGACAGGTTTAGTCATTTCTACAATCGTAATGTCGGTCGGTATGGCAGTATTAAATTATATTGCGTTTTTACCAATGTATACGTATTTATTAGGAATGCCGCAATTTGATATGTATGAAACGGTTGTGTTAGGTATTTTACCGTTCAACATCGTAAAAGGAATCATGATGCTCGTTGTTGTTACAATGCTTTATCGTACGATGCGTGTATGGATTGAAAATCAACGTCGCCAATATATGGCGTAA
- the brnQ gene encoding branched-chain amino acid transport system II carrier protein translates to MDKKIPFSTYAVIGTMLFGMFFGAGNLIFPIQMGQLAGTNYWFALIGFLVTAIGLPFLGILAIGLSGSNGLRDLASKVHPVFGVVFALALYLTIGPFFAIPRTATVPFVVGFEPFIDPSQATLWLAVFSFVFFAVVFYFSLNPAKIMDIIGKYLTPAFLIFLFVLIGISLLSPMGSFVEPAGNYINEAFMTGFKEGYNTMDALASLAFGIIVINAIKRTGVTDKKEIAKATLKSGVFAMALMMLIYGLIAYMGASSVTAIGTFDNGGQIFAAVADHYFGSYGAILLAIIIVLACLKTSIGLITACSEFFHEVFPKVSYKAFVVILCVVSFTIANVGLTNIITYAVPVLMFLYPLAIVLIILALVGPLFNYKQSVFAVAILLTFFISLIDGYNALVASVPTFEVGFLTEVADFYAQYLPLYSIGLGWIVPAVVGVLVGLLIPTKK, encoded by the coding sequence ATGGACAAAAAAATACCATTTTCAACATACGCAGTCATTGGTACAATGCTGTTTGGTATGTTCTTTGGTGCAGGAAATTTAATTTTCCCAATCCAAATGGGGCAATTAGCAGGAACGAATTATTGGTTCGCGTTAATTGGCTTTTTAGTAACTGCAATTGGTTTGCCGTTTTTAGGGATATTAGCAATTGGCTTATCAGGAAGTAATGGGTTAAGAGATTTAGCTTCGAAAGTACACCCAGTGTTTGGGGTTGTGTTTGCATTAGCACTTTATTTAACAATTGGGCCCTTCTTTGCGATTCCTCGTACTGCAACAGTACCGTTCGTTGTTGGGTTTGAGCCGTTTATTGATCCATCACAAGCGACACTTTGGCTTGCGGTATTTAGTTTTGTGTTCTTTGCAGTTGTGTTTTATTTCTCTTTAAATCCAGCGAAGATTATGGACATTATCGGCAAATATTTAACACCGGCGTTTTTAATTTTTCTATTTGTATTAATAGGTATTAGTTTACTATCACCGATGGGTAGCTTTGTAGAACCCGCAGGTAACTATATTAACGAAGCGTTTATGACAGGCTTTAAAGAAGGCTACAATACGATGGATGCCTTAGCGTCGCTTGCATTCGGGATTATTGTCATCAATGCGATTAAACGTACAGGTGTGACGGATAAAAAAGAAATCGCTAAAGCGACATTAAAATCGGGTGTCTTTGCAATGGCGCTAATGATGCTGATTTACGGCTTAATTGCGTATATGGGTGCATCAAGTGTAACGGCAATTGGTACATTTGATAATGGTGGTCAAATTTTTGCGGCGGTTGCGGATCATTATTTTGGTTCGTACGGGGCAATTTTACTAGCGATCATTATCGTGTTAGCTTGTTTGAAAACAAGTATTGGCTTAATTACGGCATGTAGTGAATTTTTCCATGAAGTGTTCCCGAAAGTGAGTTACAAGGCGTTTGTAGTCATTTTATGTGTTGTATCATTTACAATTGCGAACGTAGGTTTAACAAATATCATTACGTATGCAGTTCCAGTGTTAATGTTCTTATACCCACTGGCGATTGTGTTGATTATTTTAGCGTTAGTAGGACCGCTATTTAACTATAAACAAAGCGTATTTGCAGTAGCTATTTTATTGACATTCTTTATTAGTTTAATTGATGGTTATAATGCATTAGTTGCGAGTGTACCAACATTTGAAGTAGGTTTCTTAACGGAAGTTGCAGACTTTTATGCGCAGTATTTACCACTGTATTCAATTGGATTAGGGTGGATAGTTCCGGCGGTTGTTGGGGTTTTAGTAGGTTTACTTATTCCGACGAAAAAATAA
- a CDS encoding YitT family protein: MAKQSITKSLSEKFIIIIGGLIAAYGLEAVLIPNNVSDGGVTGISIVISQITPLPLGILIAILNIPFIYLGYKQIGKSFAINSVIGIVSLSVGTSLMHHVTTIIEGDALLITVVGGIIIGIGMGLALRNGGALDGIDMLAVLLSRKLPFGTSDLILFLNFFVFIVVSFVFGFKGALLSAIAYFIASKVIHIVEEGLSGSKSFKIITNEPVKMVETIRDRLGRSATFNTVQGAYSNQDFKEITCVINRLEESKMKTIIREIDPNAFVTIYEVVEVKGGNFKKKNVH, encoded by the coding sequence ATGGCTAAGCAAAGTATCACAAAATCTTTAAGCGAAAAATTCATCATCATTATCGGTGGTTTAATCGCTGCTTACGGTTTAGAGGCCGTGTTAATCCCAAACAACGTATCGGATGGTGGCGTTACCGGGATTAGTATCGTAATCTCACAAATAACACCGCTTCCATTAGGAATACTTATCGCAATTCTTAACATTCCATTTATTTATCTAGGCTATAAACAAATCGGAAAAAGCTTCGCAATTAATTCAGTCATTGGGATTGTATCATTATCAGTCGGTACTTCATTAATGCACCACGTCACTACGATTATCGAAGGTGACGCATTACTCATAACGGTTGTCGGTGGTATTATTATAGGTATCGGTATGGGTCTTGCACTACGTAACGGTGGTGCGTTAGACGGCATCGATATGCTTGCAGTATTGTTATCTAGAAAACTTCCATTTGGAACAAGTGATTTAATCCTATTTTTAAACTTCTTCGTCTTCATCGTTGTATCATTCGTATTCGGCTTTAAAGGTGCATTACTTTCAGCGATCGCCTATTTCATCGCATCAAAAGTAATCCATATCGTCGAAGAAGGTTTAAGCGGTTCAAAATCATTTAAAATCATTACAAATGAACCTGTAAAAATGGTTGAAACTATCCGCGATCGTTTGGGTCGTAGTGCTACATTCAACACAGTTCAAGGTGCTTATTCAAATCAAGATTTCAAAGAAATTACATGTGTAATTAACCGTCTTGAAGAAAGCAAAATGAAAACAATTATCCGTGAAATTGACCCTAATGCCTTCGTTACAATTTACGAAGTTGTAGAAGTTAAAGGCGGAAACTTCAAGAAAAAAAATGTTCATTAA
- a CDS encoding MerR family transcriptional regulator, producing the protein MSREFRRAMPLLPISMVMQLTELTARQIRYYEEHELIVPARSEGNRRMFSLDDIDALLEIRELLDQGINMAGIKKVFAMRKDNYVRSSDTVQISDAELRAILREEMQQAQATKKTSLRQGDLSRFFQYKSE; encoded by the coding sequence ATGAGTCGAGAGTTTCGAAGAGCAATGCCGTTATTGCCGATTAGTATGGTCATGCAATTAACTGAATTAACGGCCAGACAAATTCGCTACTACGAAGAACATGAACTAATTGTCCCTGCTAGATCGGAAGGGAACAGAAGAATGTTTTCTTTAGATGACATTGATGCGCTTTTAGAAATTCGAGAATTGCTCGATCAAGGCATTAATATGGCGGGGATAAAAAAAGTGTTCGCTATGCGAAAAGATAATTATGTTAGAAGTTCTGACACAGTACAGATATCAGATGCAGAGTTACGCGCAATCCTGCGAGAAGAAATGCAGCAGGCGCAGGCGACAAAAAAAACTTCGCTACGTCAAGGCGATTTATCGCGTTTCTTTCAATATAAAAGTGAGTAG